One part of the Helicobacter cetorum MIT 99-5656 genome encodes these proteins:
- the ppk1 gene encoding polyphosphate kinase 1, with protein MNHFFNRELSWLAFNTRVLNEAKDESLPLLERLKFLAIYSTNLDEFYMIRVAGLKQLYEHKIISRGTDNTTPEEQLEKIERYLALEIEEMELEFQKIQALLAQKKLCVSAYNKLTPLQKAKAKNYFLEQLYALVLPFKLDSSHTFPPLSNLTFALFAKIKEKKTQNISYALIKLPTFTARFIELEKGLFVLAEEIVEAHLQDLFLGHEVLECMAFRVTCDADIEIAEDEAHDYVDLMSEGLRKRNQGEIVRLQTQGGSQELLNTLLASLRSFQTHFHDKLKLSGMHIYKSATMLGLGDLWELVNHSDFKTLKSPNFTPKILPPLDESDLFKAIEEQDLLLFHPYESFEPVIDLIEQATNDPTTLSIKMTLYRVGKHSPIVKALIEAASKIQVSVLVELKARFDEESNLHWAKALEKAGALVVYGILKLKVHAKMLVITKRIDNRLCHFTHLSTGNYNPLSARIYTDVSFFSAKNEIANDIIKLFHSLLTSSATSNTLNTLFMAPKQIKNQIIELIQNEIKHSKEGYIILKANALVDSEIIEWLYKASQKGVKIDLIIRGVCCLKPLVKGLSENIRVYSIVGKYLEHARIYYFKHTNIYFSSADLMPRNLERRVELLIPATSPKIANKLLRILEIQLKDTMKRYELDSKGNYTRISNPNTPLNSQDYFEAQTLKMGAYLDEVED; from the coding sequence TTGAATCATTTTTTTAACCGAGAGCTTTCATGGTTAGCCTTTAATACAAGAGTTTTAAATGAAGCTAAAGATGAGAGCTTACCTCTATTAGAACGACTAAAATTTTTAGCCATTTATAGCACTAACTTAGATGAATTTTACATGATAAGGGTGGCTGGACTTAAGCAACTTTATGAACACAAAATCATCTCTAGAGGCACTGATAACACAACCCCTGAAGAGCAACTAGAAAAAATAGAACGCTACCTAGCGCTTGAAATTGAAGAAATGGAATTAGAATTTCAAAAAATTCAAGCTTTGCTGGCTCAAAAAAAACTTTGCGTGAGTGCTTATAACAAACTCACTCCACTCCAAAAAGCTAAGGCTAAAAATTACTTTTTAGAGCAACTCTATGCATTAGTTTTGCCTTTCAAGCTTGATTCTTCACACACTTTTCCGCCTTTATCTAACTTGACCTTTGCGCTCTTTGCAAAAATCAAAGAGAAAAAAACTCAAAACATCTCTTACGCACTCATCAAATTACCCACCTTCACAGCTCGTTTTATAGAGCTAGAAAAGGGCTTGTTTGTGCTTGCTGAAGAAATTGTAGAAGCGCATTTACAAGATTTGTTTTTAGGGCATGAAGTCTTGGAGTGTATGGCTTTTAGAGTAACTTGTGATGCAGATATTGAAATTGCAGAAGATGAAGCTCACGATTATGTGGATTTGATGAGCGAAGGCTTAAGAAAACGCAATCAGGGCGAAATCGTGCGCTTACAGACCCAAGGGGGTAGCCAGGAGCTTTTAAACACCTTGTTAGCATCTTTAAGAAGCTTTCAAACCCACTTTCATGATAAGCTTAAACTCTCTGGTATGCATATTTATAAAAGTGCAACCATGCTGGGTTTAGGGGATTTATGGGAGTTAGTTAATCATAGTGATTTTAAAACGCTCAAATCGCCTAACTTCACGCCTAAGATTTTACCCCCACTTGATGAAAGCGACTTGTTTAAAGCTATAGAAGAACAGGATTTATTACTCTTTCACCCCTATGAAAGTTTTGAACCTGTAATTGATTTGATAGAGCAAGCCACTAATGACCCAACAACCCTTTCTATCAAAATGACTCTTTATCGTGTGGGCAAGCATTCACCCATTGTCAAAGCCTTAATTGAAGCAGCAAGTAAAATCCAAGTGAGCGTTTTAGTAGAATTAAAAGCCCGCTTTGATGAAGAAAGTAATTTACACTGGGCAAAGGCTTTAGAAAAGGCGGGGGCATTAGTGGTTTATGGCATTCTTAAACTTAAAGTGCATGCCAAAATGCTTGTTATTACCAAAAGGATAGACAATCGTTTGTGCCATTTTACCCATTTAAGCACAGGTAATTACAACCCCTTAAGCGCGAGAATTTATACTGATGTGAGTTTTTTTAGCGCTAAAAATGAAATCGCCAACGATATTATCAAGCTCTTTCATTCGCTTCTTACTAGTAGTGCAACAAGCAACACCCTAAACACTCTTTTTATGGCACCCAAACAGATTAAAAATCAAATCATTGAGCTGATTCAAAACGAAATCAAGCACTCAAAAGAAGGCTATATCATTTTAAAAGCAAACGCTCTAGTGGATAGCGAAATCATTGAATGGCTTTATAAAGCATCTCAAAAAGGGGTCAAAATTGATTTGATAATTAGGGGAGTTTGTTGTTTAAAGCCCCTAGTCAAAGGCTTAAGTGAGAATATTAGAGTATATTCTATTGTAGGAAAATACCTAGAGCATGCACGCATTTATTATTTTAAACATACTAACATCTATTTTTCTAGTGCGGATTTAATGCCAAGAAATTTAGAAAGGCGTGTGGAGTTGCTCATTCCAGCCACAAGTCCAAAGATTGCAAATAAATTGTTGCGTATTTTAGAAATTCAATTAAAAGACACCATGAAACGCTACGAATTGGATTCTAAGGGTAATTACACTAGAATTTCAAACCCAAACACCCCTTTAAATTCGCAAGATTATTTTGAAGCACAAACTCTCAAAATGGGTGCTTATTTAGATGAAGTAGAGGATTGA
- a CDS encoding amino acid permease, translating to MDNTNTTHSQSKLKRDIKMRHLLMIAFGGAIGTGLFVGTGGNIASAGPLGTLIAYCFGGLVVYCIMLSLGELASFYPTTGSFGDYAAKFIGPGTGYMVFWMYWLGWVITVALEYIAIGMLMQRWFADIPIHYWVVACILLVFLLNFFSVKIFAEGEFVFSLVKVLAVIFFIAIGVVGILYQIYLNGFNSIFDNFHFGDKGFFPNGSTAVFSAMLAVIFAFTGTEVIGVAVGETKNASEVMPKAIKATLWRIVFFFLGSVFVISVFLPMNDSSITQSPFVSVLERINLPFVGMGIPYVADVMNMVIITAMFSTANSGLYGASRMIYGLSEQKMFFKAFSKLNQQGTPTNAMIFSIFFSLIGLLVQFYAKESVVEAFINVISFTVIIVWVSVSISQYAFRKQYLKAGHSLDDLPYKAPFLPFLQLVGITGCIIGVIGSAMDKEQRIGMVLTIIFAIICYIGYYFTQKANQNNKKDLI from the coding sequence ATGGACAATACAAACACAACGCATTCACAAAGCAAGCTTAAAAGAGACATCAAAATGCGTCATCTCTTGATGATTGCTTTTGGAGGAGCGATTGGAACAGGGCTTTTTGTAGGAACAGGAGGTAATATCGCTAGTGCAGGCCCCTTAGGCACTCTCATTGCTTATTGTTTTGGGGGACTTGTGGTGTATTGCATCATGCTCTCTTTGGGCGAATTAGCAAGCTTTTATCCAACCACAGGAAGCTTTGGAGACTATGCGGCTAAATTCATAGGTCCTGGCACAGGCTACATGGTCTTTTGGATGTATTGGCTTGGCTGGGTCATAACGGTTGCACTAGAATATATCGCCATAGGCATGCTTATGCAACGCTGGTTTGCTGACATTCCTATCCATTATTGGGTTGTTGCTTGTATTCTTTTGGTTTTTTTATTAAATTTCTTTTCAGTCAAAATTTTTGCTGAAGGGGAGTTTGTTTTTAGCCTTGTTAAAGTTTTAGCGGTTATTTTTTTTATTGCCATTGGAGTTGTGGGCATTCTTTATCAAATCTATTTGAATGGGTTTAACTCTATTTTTGATAATTTTCATTTTGGCGATAAGGGCTTTTTTCCTAATGGAAGCACGGCTGTTTTTAGTGCCATGCTGGCTGTCATTTTTGCTTTTACCGGCACAGAAGTCATTGGCGTTGCTGTAGGAGAGACTAAAAATGCAAGTGAAGTTATGCCAAAAGCGATTAAAGCGACCTTATGGCGGATTGTATTTTTCTTTTTAGGCTCTGTGTTTGTGATTTCAGTCTTTTTACCCATGAATGATTCTTCTATCACACAAAGCCCTTTTGTAAGCGTTTTGGAACGCATTAATTTACCTTTTGTAGGCATGGGCATTCCCTATGTAGCTGATGTGATGAATATGGTTATTATCACAGCTATGTTCTCTACTGCAAATTCAGGACTTTATGGAGCAAGCCGTATGATTTATGGGCTATCAGAGCAAAAAATGTTTTTTAAGGCTTTTTCTAAACTCAACCAACAAGGCACCCCCACAAATGCTATGATTTTTTCCATTTTCTTTTCTCTCATAGGGCTTTTAGTTCAGTTCTACGCTAAAGAAAGCGTTGTGGAAGCCTTTATTAATGTGATTAGCTTCACGGTAATTATCGTATGGGTTAGCGTATCCATTTCACAATATGCTTTCCGCAAACAATATCTAAAAGCGGGGCATTCCCTAGATGATTTACCCTATAAAGCCCCCTTTCTACCCTTTTTACAGCTCGTAGGAATCACAGGTTGTATCATCGGCGTGATTGGTTCTGCTATGGATAAAGAGCAACGCATTGGAATGGTTCTAACCATTATTTTTGCCATTATCTGCTACATTGGATACTATTTTACACAAAAAGCTAATCAAAATAATAAAAAAGATTTGATATAA
- a CDS encoding quinone-dependent dihydroorotate dehydrogenase, giving the protein MFYPLLKKYFFSLDAEVAHERVCKALRVLSRTPFWCTLTHAKFGYTDPRLKNEILGLNFPNPLGLAAGFDKNASVLRALIAFGFGYLEAGTLTNVAQSGNEKPRLFRHIEEESLQNAMGFNNYGAILGVRAFNRFAPYKTPIGINLGKNKHIKQIHALEDYKAVLTKCLSIGDYYAFNLSSPNTPNLRDLQNKAFVSELFCMAKEMTHKPLFLKIAPDLEIDNMLEIVSSAIEAGANGIIATNTTIDTSLVSAPKEVGGLSGKCLSKKSREIFKELAKAFFKESVLISVGGISDAKEAYERIKMGASLLQIYSAFIYKGPNLCQNILKDLVKLLQRDGFSSVKEAVGANLR; this is encoded by the coding sequence ATGTTTTATCCATTATTGAAAAAATATTTTTTTAGCCTAGATGCTGAGGTTGCTCATGAAAGAGTTTGTAAGGCATTAAGAGTGCTTTCTAGAACGCCTTTTTGGTGCACTTTAACTCACGCTAAGTTTGGCTACACAGACCCTAGACTTAAGAATGAGATTTTAGGCTTAAATTTCCCTAACCCCCTAGGATTAGCCGCAGGCTTTGATAAAAATGCTTCGGTGCTTAGGGCTTTAATTGCATTTGGTTTTGGCTACTTAGAAGCAGGCACTTTGACAAATGTTGCCCAAAGTGGAAATGAAAAGCCTAGACTTTTCAGACACATTGAAGAAGAGTCCTTACAAAATGCTATGGGGTTTAATAATTACGGAGCCATTTTAGGGGTTAGGGCTTTCAATCGCTTTGCCCCCTATAAAACCCCTATCGGTATTAATTTGGGCAAGAATAAACACATTAAACAAATTCATGCCCTAGAAGATTACAAAGCCGTTTTAACCAAATGTCTTAGTATCGGCGATTATTATGCGTTCAATCTTTCTTCGCCTAACACCCCTAATTTAAGAGATTTACAAAACAAAGCGTTTGTAAGCGAGCTTTTTTGTATGGCTAAAGAAATGACTCATAAGCCCTTATTTTTAAAAATCGCCCCTGATTTAGAAATAGACAACATGTTAGAAATTGTAAGTAGTGCTATTGAAGCGGGAGCAAATGGTATTATTGCTACAAACACTACCATTGACACAAGCCTTGTAAGTGCTCCTAAAGAAGTGGGGGGCTTGAGTGGAAAATGCTTGAGCAAGAAAAGTCGTGAAATTTTTAAAGAATTAGCTAAGGCCTTTTTTAAAGAGAGTGTTCTCATTTCTGTAGGGGGAATTAGTGATGCCAAAGAAGCTTATGAAAGGATTAAAATGGGAGCGAGCCTATTGCAAATTTATAGTGCTTTTATTTACAAAGGGCCAAATTTATGCCAAAATATTCTTAAAGATTTGGTAAAATTACTTCAAAGAGATGGATTTTCTAGCGTCAAAGAGGCTGTAGGAGCGAATTTAAGATGA
- the pgsA gene encoding CDP-diacylglycerol--glycerol-3-phosphate 3-phosphatidyltransferase gives MKFLKLLPNSLTILRIILALFLLFLLLNTHTYFNHLSFFEINMLSSCVFLFAAFTDLLDGYIARNYQAKSRFGEIFDPLADKMLILSAFLGLVHLGRVDAWIPFIILGREFFISGLRVLAANEKKDIPVSKLGKYKTALQVLAISSLLANLAYAHVFVAVAVFATIYSGLDYTIKYYKS, from the coding sequence ATGAAATTTTTAAAACTTTTACCCAACTCACTGACGATTTTACGCATTATTCTAGCCTTATTTTTATTGTTCTTATTATTAAACACGCACACTTATTTCAACCACTTAAGTTTTTTTGAAATAAATATGCTCTCTTCTTGTGTTTTTTTATTTGCCGCATTTACAGATTTACTTGATGGCTATATCGCTAGAAATTATCAGGCTAAATCTCGTTTTGGAGAAATCTTTGACCCCCTAGCAGATAAAATGCTTATCTTAAGTGCCTTTTTAGGATTAGTGCATTTGGGGCGTGTGGATGCGTGGATTCCTTTTATTATTTTGGGGCGTGAGTTTTTTATTTCAGGGCTAAGGGTCTTAGCTGCTAATGAAAAAAAAGATATTCCTGTAAGCAAACTAGGCAAATACAAAACCGCTCTTCAAGTCTTAGCCATTAGCTCTTTGCTCGCTAATTTAGCTTATGCTCATGTATTTGTGGCTGTAGCTGTTTTTGCAACGATTTACTCAGGACTAGACTACACCATAAAATATTATAAATCTTAA
- the dapA gene encoding 4-hydroxy-tetrahydrodipicolinate synthase, translating to MQFSSASALITPFKKDLSVDEIAYEALIKRQIYQGMDACVPVGTTGESATLTHKEHMRCIEIAVETCKNTPTPNNTHMKVLAGVGSNATSESLSLARFAQKIGADAILCVSPYYNRPIQQGLFEHYKTIAQSVEIPIMLYDVPSRTGVSIEVSTALRLFREVSNIKAIKEASGSLKRVIELHHYEKDFKIFSGEDLLNHSIIFSGGSGVISVTGNLMPNLISKMVSHALNKQYQEVLEIQNKLFDLHQALFAETNPIPIKTAMHLAGLIKNPNYRLPLVAPSKETFKLLEKTLQQYEVIL from the coding sequence ATGCAATTTAGTTCGGCTAGTGCGTTAATTACGCCTTTTAAAAAAGATTTGAGCGTTGATGAAATCGCCTATGAAGCTCTGATTAAACGCCAAATTTATCAAGGCATGGATGCATGCGTTCCTGTAGGTACGACTGGAGAGTCCGCTACACTCACTCACAAAGAGCATATGCGTTGCATTGAAATCGCTGTGGAAACTTGTAAAAACACCCCCACGCCCAACAATACACATATGAAAGTATTAGCTGGAGTAGGCAGTAACGCTACTAGCGAGTCTCTTTCTTTGGCACGATTTGCTCAAAAAATAGGTGCAGATGCGATTTTATGTGTGAGTCCTTATTATAATCGCCCCATTCAACAAGGTTTATTTGAACATTATAAAACCATTGCTCAATCTGTTGAAATTCCTATAATGCTTTATGATGTGCCAAGTCGCACGGGTGTATCTATTGAAGTTTCAACCGCTCTTAGGCTCTTTAGAGAAGTTTCTAATATTAAAGCCATTAAAGAAGCTTCAGGGTCTTTAAAAAGAGTGATAGAATTGCACCACTATGAAAAGGATTTTAAAATTTTTAGTGGCGAGGATTTGCTCAATCACTCCATTATATTTTCAGGTGGTAGTGGCGTGATTTCAGTAACCGGAAATCTAATGCCAAACTTAATTTCTAAAATGGTATCTCATGCTTTAAATAAACAATACCAAGAGGTTTTAGAAATTCAAAACAAACTTTTTGATTTGCATCAAGCGCTTTTTGCAGAAACTAATCCTATTCCTATTAAGACGGCCATGCATCTAGCTGGACTGATTAAAAACCCTAACTATAGGTTACCCTTAGTAGCTCCAAGTAAGGAAACTTTTAAACTTTTAGAAAAAACTTTACAACAATATGAGGTTATTTTATGA
- a CDS encoding enoyl-ACP reductase gives MNSNSCNHTNHINHMKGRTLVISGATRGIGKAILYRFAQNGVNIAFTYNKNVEEANKIIDDIKKQYSVQAKAYPLNVLEPEQYSELFKQIDTDFDRVDFFISNAIIYGRSVVGGFAPFMRLKPKGLNNIYTATVLAFVVGAQEAAKRMQKIGGGAIVSLSSTGNLVYMPNYAGHGNSKNAVETMVKYAATDLGEFNIRVNAVSGGPIDTDALKAFPDYAEIKQKVEEQSPLKRMGNPNDLAGAAYFLCDEKQSGWLTGQTIVVDGGTTFK, from the coding sequence ATGAATTCAAATTCTTGCAACCACACCAACCACATCAACCATATGAAAGGCAGAACACTTGTAATCAGTGGTGCTACAAGGGGTATCGGTAAGGCTATTTTATATCGTTTTGCTCAAAATGGCGTGAATATTGCTTTCACCTACAATAAGAATGTTGAAGAAGCTAACAAAATTATAGATGACATCAAAAAGCAATATTCTGTTCAAGCAAAAGCCTATCCCCTTAATGTTTTAGAGCCTGAACAATACAGTGAGCTTTTTAAACAAATTGATACGGATTTTGATAGGGTGGATTTCTTTATCTCTAATGCAATTATTTATGGGCGTTCGGTTGTAGGAGGGTTTGCCCCCTTTATGCGTTTAAAACCTAAGGGGTTAAATAACATCTACACCGCAACGGTCTTAGCATTTGTTGTGGGGGCACAAGAAGCAGCAAAACGCATGCAAAAGATTGGTGGTGGGGCGATTGTAAGCTTAAGCTCTACAGGAAATCTTGTTTATATGCCAAATTACGCCGGGCATGGCAATTCTAAAAACGCTGTAGAAACCATGGTAAAATACGCCGCTACCGATTTGGGTGAATTTAATATTAGAGTCAATGCTGTTAGTGGTGGACCTATTGATACTGATGCCCTAAAGGCATTTCCAGACTACGCTGAAATCAAACAAAAAGTAGAAGAGCAATCCCCCTTAAAACGCATGGGTAACCCTAACGACTTGGCTGGAGCAGCTTATTTTCTATGCGATGAAAAGCAGAGTGGGTGGCTCACAGGTCAAACCATTGTTGTAGATGGTGGAACCACCTTTAAGTAA
- a CDS encoding DegQ family serine endoprotease — protein sequence MMKKAFFISLTLALSLNAGSIQIQDMPKVKERVSVPSKDDTIYSYHDSIKNSIKAVVNISTEKKIKNSFMGGGMFSDPFFQQFFGDLGGMVPKERMERALGSGVIISKDGYIVTNNHVIDGADKIKVTIPGNNKEYSATLVGTDSESDLAVIRITKDNLPTIKFSDSNDILVGDLVFAIGNPFGVGESVTQGIISALNKSGIGLNSYENFIQTDASINPGNSGGALIDSRGGLIGINTAILSKTGGNHGIGFAIPSNMVKDIVSQLIKTGKIERGYLGVGLQDVSSDLQNSYDNKEGAVVISVEKDSPAKRAGILVWDLITEVNGKKIKNTNELRNLIGSMLPNQKVTLRVMRDKKERSFTLTLAERKNPNRKETSSTQGDAQGQLNGLKAEDLTPKTRKSMRLGDDIQGVVIAQVNENSPAEQAGFRQGNIITRIEDVEIKSIADFNHALDKYKGKPKRFLILDLNQGYRLILVK from the coding sequence ATGATGAAGAAAGCCTTTTTTATTTCATTAACTCTAGCACTGAGTTTGAACGCTGGCAGTATCCAGATTCAAGACATGCCAAAAGTCAAAGAGCGAGTGAGCGTTCCATCTAAAGATGATACAATTTATTCTTATCATGATTCTATTAAGAATTCTATCAAAGCGGTGGTCAATATCTCTACTGAAAAAAAGATTAAAAATAGTTTTATGGGCGGTGGTATGTTTAGCGACCCGTTCTTCCAGCAGTTCTTTGGAGATTTAGGTGGTATGGTGCCTAAAGAAAGAATGGAGAGAGCCTTAGGCAGTGGGGTGATTATCTCTAAAGATGGCTATATTGTTACCAACAACCATGTCATTGATGGGGCAGATAAAATTAAAGTTACCATTCCAGGAAACAATAAAGAATATTCCGCCACTTTAGTAGGCACTGATTCTGAAAGCGATTTAGCTGTGATTCGCATTACAAAAGATAATTTACCCACGATTAAATTCTCTGATTCTAATGATATTTTAGTGGGCGATTTGGTCTTTGCTATCGGTAATCCTTTTGGAGTGGGTGAGAGCGTTACTCAAGGCATTATTTCAGCACTCAATAAAAGCGGCATTGGACTTAATAGCTACGAAAATTTCATTCAAACGGATGCCTCTATCAATCCCGGAAATTCTGGGGGTGCGTTAATTGATAGCCGTGGTGGGTTAATTGGAATCAATACCGCCATTCTTTCCAAAACCGGTGGAAATCATGGCATCGGTTTTGCCATTCCTTCTAACATGGTTAAAGATATTGTTTCTCAGCTCATCAAAACCGGTAAAATTGAGCGGGGTTACTTGGGCGTAGGCTTGCAAGATGTGAGCAGCGATTTGCAAAATTCTTATGACAATAAAGAGGGAGCGGTTGTTATTAGCGTAGAAAAAGACTCACCAGCCAAAAGGGCAGGAATTTTAGTGTGGGATTTAATCACTGAAGTGAATGGTAAAAAAATCAAAAACACCAACGAATTAAGAAATCTTATCGGCTCTATGCTACCTAATCAAAAGGTTACATTAAGGGTTATGAGAGATAAGAAAGAAAGAAGTTTCACACTCACTCTAGCAGAGAGAAAAAATCCTAATAGGAAAGAAACAAGTTCCACTCAAGGCGATGCACAAGGTCAGTTAAACGGACTTAAAGCAGAAGATTTAACCCCTAAAACAAGAAAAAGCATGCGGTTAGGCGATGATATACAAGGGGTGGTTATCGCTCAAGTGAATGAAAATTCACCAGCAGAGCAAGCGGGCTTTAGACAAGGTAATATCATCACAAGAATTGAAGATGTTGAAATTAAAAGCATTGCTGATTTTAACCATGCCTTAGACAAATATAAAGGTAAGCCCAAACGCTTCTTAATTTTAGATTTGAATCAGGGCTATCGCCTTATTTTGGTTAAATAA
- a CDS encoding M16 family metallopeptidase — translation MNYFGSSGKRFLGLCSVLLVTLGASMHAKSYLPKHESITLKNGLQVVSVPLSNKSGVIEVDVLYKVGSRNEIMGKSGIAHMLEHLNFKSTKNLKAGEFDKTVKRFGGVSNASTSFDVTRYFIKTSQANLDKSLELFAETMGSLNLKEDEFLPERQVVAEERLWRTDNSPIGMLYFRFFNTAYVYHSYHWTPIGFMGDIQNWTLEDIKKFHSLYYQPKNAIVLVVGDVDSKKVFELTKKHFESLKNLNDEAISSPHMKEPKQDGARMAVVHKEGVQLEWVALGYKVPAFKHRDQVALDALSMLLSGGNSSWLQSELVDKKRLASQAFSHNMQLQDESVFLFIAGGNPNVKAEALKKEIVGLLEKLKKGGITQSELDKLKINQKADFISNLENSSDVAGLFADYLVQNDIQGLTSYQQQFLDLKVSDLVRVANEYFKDAQSTTVFLKP, via the coding sequence ATGAATTATTTTGGGTCTTCTGGTAAAAGATTTTTGGGGCTTTGTTCTGTCTTGTTAGTAACATTAGGAGCAAGCATGCACGCAAAGTCTTACTTACCCAAACATGAGAGCATTACTTTAAAAAATGGATTGCAGGTTGTAAGCGTTCCCTTAAGCAATAAAAGTGGGGTCATAGAAGTTGATGTGCTTTACAAGGTAGGCTCTAGGAATGAAATCATGGGCAAGAGCGGTATCGCTCACATGTTAGAGCATTTAAATTTTAAAAGCACTAAAAATCTCAAGGCCGGCGAATTTGATAAAACCGTCAAGCGTTTTGGTGGCGTGAGTAACGCTTCTACAAGCTTTGATGTAACACGTTATTTTATTAAAACCAGTCAGGCTAACTTAGATAAATCTTTAGAGCTATTTGCTGAAACTATGGGTTCTTTGAATTTGAAAGAAGATGAGTTTTTACCTGAGCGTCAAGTGGTTGCAGAAGAGAGATTATGGCGGACTGATAATTCTCCTATTGGCATGCTTTACTTCCGTTTCTTTAATACCGCTTATGTTTATCATTCTTACCATTGGACGCCCATTGGCTTTATGGGAGATATTCAAAATTGGACACTAGAAGACATCAAAAAATTTCATTCGCTCTACTACCAGCCTAAGAATGCTATCGTTTTAGTGGTAGGTGATGTTGATTCCAAAAAGGTCTTTGAACTCACCAAAAAACACTTTGAATCCCTGAAGAATCTCAATGATGAAGCTATTTCAAGCCCCCATATGAAAGAGCCTAAGCAAGATGGGGCTAGAATGGCAGTTGTGCATAAAGAAGGGGTTCAATTAGAATGGGTGGCGTTAGGCTATAAGGTACCTGCCTTCAAGCATAGAGACCAGGTGGCTTTAGATGCGTTGAGCATGCTCTTGAGTGGAGGTAATAGCTCTTGGCTTCAAAGTGAATTAGTAGATAAGAAACGCTTAGCTTCTCAGGCCTTCTCTCATAATATGCAATTACAAGATGAAAGCGTATTTTTATTTATTGCTGGGGGTAATCCTAATGTTAAGGCCGAGGCTCTGAAAAAAGAAATCGTGGGGCTTTTAGAAAAGCTTAAAAAAGGTGGAATCACTCAGTCTGAGTTAGACAAGCTAAAGATTAATCAAAAAGCTGATTTTATTTCTAATTTAGAAAATTCTAGCGATGTGGCGGGGCTTTTTGCGGATTACTTGGTGCAAAATGATATTCAAGGACTCACAAGCTATCAGCAACAATTTTTAGATTTAAAGGTGAGCGATTTGGTGCGTGTAGCTAATGAATATTTTAAAGACGCTCAATCAACCACCGTGTTTTTGAAACCTTAA